A region of Campylobacter armoricus DNA encodes the following proteins:
- the sstT gene encoding serine/threonine transporter SstT — translation MNIFSCAIKRYKDGNLILQICIGIILGILIGVFSKDLAIFANIFGALFTGALKAIAPILVFILVLTTICTKEFNHGSEKIKHIIFLYIFGTFLASLSAVTISFIFPIELVLTDIEKASSTSPTHIGEVFKTLLFQIVDNPIHALSSGNYLSILAWAIGGGFALRHCSNDAKQLFTDINEGVLKIVKFIVKLAPFGIFGLVANSVAQTGAAGLLSYMKLLIILVLTMFFVAFVINALIVFAYTKKNPYPLIFICLKHSAVFAFFTRSSAANIPVNMALCSKLNINNNLYSISIPLGATINMAGAAVTIAILSLAAAHTVGIEINFLQAMLLSVLAAFAACGASGVAGGSLLLIPLACSLFNIDYDIAMQVVAVGFIIGVIQDSVETALNSSTDVLFSAICSDNELNLKI, via the coding sequence ATGAATATATTTTCTTGTGCAATTAAACGCTATAAAGATGGAAATCTTATTTTGCAAATTTGCATAGGTATTATTTTAGGAATTTTAATAGGTGTATTTTCTAAAGACTTAGCTATTTTTGCAAATATCTTTGGTGCTTTATTTACAGGTGCATTAAAAGCTATAGCACCAATTTTAGTTTTTATTTTGGTATTAACAACTATATGCACAAAAGAATTTAACCACGGAAGTGAAAAAATCAAACATATTATTTTTTTATATATATTTGGAACTTTTTTAGCTTCTTTAAGTGCGGTTACCATAAGTTTTATTTTTCCTATAGAGCTTGTATTAACCGATATTGAAAAAGCTTCTTCTACAAGCCCAACACATATAGGTGAAGTATTTAAAACATTATTATTTCAAATAGTTGATAATCCCATTCATGCTTTATCTTCAGGAAATTATTTAAGTATTTTAGCTTGGGCTATAGGTGGAGGTTTTGCTCTAAGACATTGTTCAAATGATGCAAAACAACTTTTTACTGATATCAATGAAGGTGTTTTAAAAATTGTTAAATTCATAGTCAAACTTGCTCCTTTTGGAATTTTTGGACTTGTAGCAAATTCAGTTGCTCAAACAGGAGCAGCAGGGCTTTTAAGCTATATGAAATTATTGATAATTTTAGTTTTAACTATGTTTTTTGTAGCATTTGTAATTAACGCTTTAATCGTATTTGCATATACAAAAAAAAATCCCTATCCTTTAATTTTTATATGTTTAAAACATAGTGCTGTTTTTGCATTTTTCACAAGAAGTTCTGCTGCAAATATCCCTGTAAATATGGCTCTTTGTTCTAAGTTAAATATCAATAATAATCTATATAGTATTTCCATTCCGCTAGGAGCCACAATTAATATGGCAGGAGCAGCTGTAACTATAGCTATACTAAGTCTTGCAGCAGCTCATACGGTAGGTATTGAAATAAATTTTTTACAAGCTATGCTTTTAAGTGTTTTAGCTGCCTTTGCAGCTTGTGGAGCCAGTGGTGTTGCTGGAGGTTCACTTTTACTCATTCCTTTAGCTTGCTCTTTGTTTAATATTGATTATGATATAGCTATGCAGGTAGTTGCGGTTGGTTTTATCATAGGAGTTATCCAAGATAGTGTTGAAACTGCATTAAATAGCTCTACCGATGTTTTATTTAGTGCAATTTGTTCAGATAATGAGCTTAATTTAAAAATTTAA